A window from Diachasmimorpha longicaudata isolate KC_UGA_2023 chromosome 5, iyDiaLong2, whole genome shotgun sequence encodes these proteins:
- the LOC135162352 gene encoding N-acetylneuraminate lyase-like produces the protein MQNLSYTFRGFVVPVLTPFTNGLALNLSVIPEYAKFLAERGIRGVLVNGTSGEGMSMSAPEREHVAEAWANAVKMTKQHLMIQVGGAPLPDVIRLAKHAEQIKANAILCLPELYFKPTNAEQLINYLQIVGEAAPTIPLLYYHIPMFSNVDIDMGKFLESVGNRIPSFVGIKFTSTNLAEATQALHADGGRFVVFLGSDQIMSAGCAVGLDSFIPTSVNIFPEKALQILAAGMAGDGLKAREAQEKLNKAVTAIMKHGNWVVTMKTAMTLLTPINPGPVRSPIQELTQEAVDIMKKELQALGYSIQT, from the exons ATGCAG aaCTTGTCGTACACCTTCAGAGGCTTTGTTGTGCCGGTATTGACGCCGTTCACCAATGG ATTGGCTTTAAATTTATCGGTGATACCAGAGTATGCGAAGTTCCTGGCTGAGAGAGGTATCAGAGGAGTTTTAG taAATGGCACCAGTGGAGAGGGTATGTCAATGTCAGCCCCGGAGCGCGAACATGTGGCTGAAGCCTGGGCGAATGCTGTGAAAATGACAAAGCAACATCTTATGATTCAAGTGGGCGGTGCTCCCCTCCCTGACGTCATTAGACTC GCCAAACATGCAGAGCAAATCAAAGCAAATGCGATACTCTGTTTACCGGAGTTGTACTTCAAACCGACTAATGCGGAgcagttaattaattacctgCAAATTGTGGGCGAGGCTGCACCCACCATTCCCCTGCTCTATTACCATATACCTATGTTTTCAAATGTAGACA TCGACATGGGGAAATTTCTGGAGTCTGTTGGCAATCGAATCCCTTCATTTGTTGGTATTAAATTTACAAGCACTAATCTTGCCGAGGCAACTCAGGCTTTACACGCTGATGGAGGAAGATTTGTTGTCTTCTTGGGAAGTGATCAG ATAATGTCAGCTGGATGTGCTGTGGGGCTCGATTCTTTCATTCCAACGAGCGTCAACATATTCCCTGAGAAAGCGTTACAAATTTTGGCTGCTGGGATGGCCGGTGATGGGTTGAAAGCCAGAGAAGctcaagaaaaattgaataaagcaGTCACTGCGATAATGAAACATG GTAATTGGGTCGTCACCATGAAAACAGCAATGACTCTTCTGACGCCAATCAATCCCGGTCCAGTTCGTTCCCCAATTCAGGAACTCACCCAGGAAGCAGTCGACATAATGAAGAAAGAATTACAAGCTCTTGGTTATTCCATCCAGACCTAA
- the LOC135162350 gene encoding leucine-rich repeat-containing protein 15-like: MKTVIVSFLVIIALSVFADEEICQRDQRHLEICRNSEVITRVIHPENYDYVILDCYSNTTVGPNAFKNLNTWELQFVFVEQEPPLMLSISPGSFAGIDYIFHLHIQYANITYTGNPWSDLARINEFKCEGCAFTKIPTDILSSLPNLEKLILDNNRIEVCPENAFIALNKLKYLDLSGENGMTLESGCFNGLEKLQELKINSNSFNLNPGVFNTFNNLPNLNMMGSFEDGVTLSDVFRTFPSLNDFALLHSNLTLEPEIFSGAQSLRQLRLLRNNITNIPKNVFQNLSSLALLNLGENSITTIEPGAFSGMKVFSLVISSIPTLQVIETGTFENLSVDLLNLSHCNISVIKPQAFNGLNASWVDLENNTLTSIGPEDFAGMQTEILILAKNDLTEIAPDAFKKSTMKQLVLPARLLATANKTTWGLPESVILTSDE; the protein is encoded by the coding sequence ATGAAGACCGTAATCGTAAGTTTCCTCGTTATTATCGCCCTCTCAGTGTTTGCCGACGAAGAAATCTGTCAACGCGACCAGCGCCATTTGGAAATTTGCCGAAATTCCGAAGTAATCACCCGCGTAATCCATCCCGAAAATTACGATTACGTGATCTTGGATTGCTATAGCAATACAACCGTCGGTCCCAATGCCTTCAAGAACCTGAATACCTGGGAGCTGCAGTTCGTGTTCGTCGAGCAAGAACCGCCGCTAATGCTGTCCATTTCGCCAGGATCATTCGCCGGAATCGATTACATATTTCATCTCCATATTCAATACGCAAATATAACTTACACTGGTAATCCTTGGTCTGATCTTGCCCGTATCAACGAGTTCAAGTGTGAAGGCTGTGCATTCACGAAGATACCGACTGATATTCTATCGTCTCTGCCGAATTTGGAAAAGTTGATTCTAGACAACAATCGCATAGAAGTCTGTCCTGAGAATGCATTCATTGCCCTCAATAAATTGAAGTATCTAGACTTGTCCGGTGAAAATGGGATGACCCTCGAGTCGGGTTGTTTCAACGGGCTCGAAAAATTACAAGAACTGAAGATAAACTCCAATTCTTTCAACTTAAACCCCGGTGTTTTCAACACATTCAACAACTTACCCAACTTGAACATGATGGGTTCCTTCGAGGACGGCGTCACGCTATCCGACGTATTCCGAACTTTCCCGAGTCTCAACGACTTCGCGCTGTTGCATAGTAACCTAACTCTGGAGCCCGAGATATTTTCTGGTGCCCAATCCCTACGTCAGCTTCGTTTGCTCCGCAACAACATTACTAACATTCCGAAGAATGTTTTCCAGAATCTCAGTTCGCTGGCGCTCCTCAATTTAGGAGAAAATTCAATCACAACGATAGAACCAGGTGCCTTCTCCGGAATGAAAGTTTTCAGCTTGGTGATATCTTCAATTCCAACTCTGCAAGTCATCGAGACTGGGACCTTCGAAAATCTGTCTGTTGACCTATTGAATCTGTCCCATTGCAATATTTCAGTCATAAAACCACAAGCCTTCAATGGATTGAACGCATCTTGGGTTGATCTGGAGAACAATACATTGACCAGCATTGGTCCTGAAGATTTTGCTGGAATGCAAACTGAGATCTTGATTTTGGCTAAAAATGATCTCACTGAAATCGCTCCAGATGCGttcaaaaaatcgacgatGAAGCAGCTTGTTCTGCCGGCGAGGCTTTTAGCGACTGCTAATAAAACCACCTGGGGGCTACCTGAATCAGTGATACTTACTAGCGATGAGTGA
- the LOC135162353 gene encoding chondroadherin-like, translating to MKAIIGIFLISLVLSALGDRRHCRLNRRDVIVCEDSGLVSRVRRPAKDNNLVLDFDGNTALGADAFKNVNNWQLKLTFPKEGSPHILSLKSGSFRGVGYTTNLFIQNANVTYTGNPWSDLANLEIFKCENCGFLDVPTEMLSSFPHLEELYLQNNKIDTISANAFRSLKNLIILNLLRDESITLEPGCFNGLDNLEELTISSDSLTSTPGIFEGLKKLDTLNLVGELRNDTSLADILLKIPTLKNFELKHSNFISIDSEGSEDDRHLQSLSFHNNRIE from the coding sequence ATGAAAGCcatcattggaatttttttgatttcgcTGGTGCTGTCAGCACTCGGTGACAGACGACATTGTAGACTTAATAGACGTGATGTCATAGTCTGTGAAGATTCTGGTTTGGTTAGTCGAGTTCGTCGTCCTGCTAAAGACAATAATCTAGTCTTAGATTTTGATGGTAACACTGCACTTGGTGCAGACGCCTTCAAGAATGTCAACAACTGGCAGCTGAAGCTGACTTTTCCCAAGGAAGGATCACCCCATATTTTGTCGCTAAAATCAGGATCATTTCGTGGTGTTGGATACACAACCAATCTCTTTATTCAAAACGCAAACGTCACTTATACTGGGAACCCATGGTCGGACTTGGCAAATCTAGAGATTTTTAAATGCGAAAACTGCGGATTTCTGGATGTCCCGACTGAGATGCTGAGCTCTTTTCCACATCTGGAGGAGCTGTACCTGCAGAACAATAAGATCGACACCATTTCTGCGAATGCATTCAGGTCGTTGAAGAACTTGATCATTCTCAACTTGCTGAGGGATGAGTCCATCACCCTAGAACCCGGTTGTTTCAATGGACTCGATAATTTGGAAGAACTGACCATTTCATCCGACTCCCTAACATCAACGCCTGGAATCTTCGAAGGATTGAAGAAATTGGACACCCTCAATTTGGTGGGAGAACTGCGCAATGATACCAGTCTGGCTGATATATTGCTGAAAATACCAACCCTTAAGAATTTTGAATTGAAGCACAGTAACTTTATTTCTATTGATTCTGAAGGGTCCGAAGATGACCGTCACCTGCAGAGTCTTTCTTTCCACAACAATAGGATCGAATGA
- the LOC135162351 gene encoding leucine-rich repeat-containing protein 15-like has translation MKILIVISFLLLSALASNEICNIDEHGIEVCQDSNVITRINNTRRHEFCFLYLENNTTIGSNVFKDSNISELSLILPEYHSPSMLSLQPDVFVGLENLTTLQITDGNISYTGNPWSELKNLRSFSCIRCGFTEVPIEILASLPNLEKLVLAGNDIHRVRRSDFANMKNLTSLSLERNGEMDLGTGCFSGANNLRYLDLSHNSFHLAPGAFDGLTELLILDMFEVLNSDLHQPKAFQGMPALTRLQLSDGHLESLNPGMFDGLVALHSLRLNNNKLRHIPKGVFNKLSSLDDLSFTENNITTIEPGAFSELDLERLDLSGNVGLQVIETGTFDGLSTGYLGLHFCNISELRPSAFTGLNAQALDLGNNQLRVIGAEDFAGLQSRMLILYFNNVSEIASGAFSNTSVERIIIDEELADNPNKSDWGLSESVEIS, from the coding sequence atgaagataCTCATTGTAATTAGTTTTCTCTTACTATCAGCTCTAGCTAGCAACGAAATTTGCAATATAGACGAACACGGCATCGAAGTTTGTCAAGATTCCAATGTTATCACGCGGATTAACAACACGAGGCGCCATGAATTCTGCTTCCTGTATCTGGAAAACAACACAACAATCGGTTCAAATGTCTTCAAGGACTCAAATATATCTGAACTTTCGCTGATCCTCCCTGAATACCATTCTCCAAGTATGCTGTCACTCCAACCAGACGTCTTCGTCGGTTTAGAAAACCTGACGACTCTCCAAATTACCGATGGTAACATATCCTACACCGGAAATCCTTGGAGTGAACTCAAGAATCTGCGGTCATTCAGTTGCATCAGATGTGGATTTACTGAAGTGCCAATCGAAATCCTGGCATCTTTACCAAATTTGGAGAAATTGGTGCTCGCAGGGAACGACATCCACAGAGTTCGTCGCAGTGACTTCGCAAATATGAAGAACTTGACATCCCTGTCACTAGAAAGAAATGGCGAAATGGATCTAGGCACGGGTTGCTTCAGTGGTGCCAATAACTTGAGATATTTGGATCTGTCTCACAACTCCTTTCATCTAGCGCCTGGTGCATTCGATGGACTGACTGAGCTGCTTATCCTCGACATGTTTGAAGTCTTGAACAGCGATCTGCATCAACCCAAGGCATTCCAAGGAATGCCAGCTCTCACTCGGTTGCAATTAAGCGATGGTCACCTGGAATCGTTGAATCCTGGAATGTTCGACGGTTTGGTCGCTCTCCACAGTCTTCGATTAAACAACAACAAGCTCCGTCACATTCCTAAAGGGGTTTTCAACAAACTCAGTTCATTGGATGACCTGTCCTTCACGGAGAACAACATCACAACAATCGAACCCGGTGCATTTTCCGAACTGGATCTTGAAAGATTGGACTTATCTGGCAATGTTGGACTGCAGGTCATTGAGACTGGAACATTTGATGGCTTGAGCACTGGCTATCTAGGCCTTCATTTTTGCAATATCTCGGAGCTGCGACCATCAGCATTCACCGGACTGAACGCACAAGCTCTGGACTTGGGGAACAATCAATTGAGGGTAATCGGAGCTGAAGACTTCGCGGGACTCCAGAGTCGAATGTTGATTCTGTATTTCAATAATGTCAGCGAAATTGCAAGTGGTGCCTTCAGTAATACAAGCGTGGAGAGAATCATTATAGATGAGGAACTCGCGGACAATCCTAACAAGAGTGATTGGGGACTGTCTGAATCAGTGGAGATTAGTTAA